A stretch of the Ictidomys tridecemlineatus isolate mIctTri1 chromosome 5, mIctTri1.hap1, whole genome shotgun sequence genome encodes the following:
- the Eapp gene encoding E2F-associated phosphoprotein isoform X3, which translates to MNRLQDDYDPYAVEEPSDEEPALSSSEDEVDVLLHGTPDQKRKLIRECLTGESESSSEDEFEKEMEAELNSTIKTMEDKLSSLGTGSSSGNNKVGIAPAKYYDDIYFDSDSEDEDKAVIMVLGYRGHVTNSLFQIVMLF; encoded by the exons ATGAACCGGCTGCAGGATGACTACGACCCCTACGCGGTTGAAGAGCCTAGCGACGAGGAGCCAGCTTTGAGCAG CTCTGAAGATGAAGTGGATGTGCTTTTACATGGAACTCCAGACCAAAAACGAAAACTCATCAGAGAATGTCTTACTGGAGAAAGTGAGTCATCTAGTGAAGatgaatttgaaaaagaaatggaagctgAATTGAATTCTACTATAAAAACAATGGAGGACAAATTATCTTCTCTAGGAACAG GGTCTTCTTCAGGAAATAATAAAGTTGGAATAGCTCCGGCAAAGTATTATGATGATATATATTTTGATTCAGATTCTGAGGATGAAGACAAAGCAG TTATCATGGTTTTGGGTTACAGAGGCCACGTCACCAACAGCCTGTTCCAAATAGTGATGCTGTTTTGA